The Oligoflexia bacterium nucleotide sequence ATAAAAAGTCTGTCTTGGCCAATTGAATTTCCTGCGAGAACGGCGCGTTCACCTGGGAAGTGATTATCTAAAAGTTTCAAAAGATCATTTTCTACAACTTCCGGATCTTTTCCAGAAGGAATAGATTCTACAAGGCCCGATTCTGTATGATGTTTTTTATTCCAGGCATCCATGGCATCTAAATATTTCTGATCTTGTTTCACCACAGCATGATATTCGCCGAGTTTTTTAAACTCCAAATCAGTGATAATAACAGCCGCTTCGATGACGACTTCTTTTTCGACATCAAGGCCTGTCATTTCTAAATCAATCCAAAATAATTTTGTCACAATCCCATGATTCTGTAGTTTCGCTTACGAGTCAACATCGTGAATTTGCTGGCAAACATCTTGCAGCTTAGCGTTAAGATGACTTCAGCAGTATTTACAATGGGGTTCTTAGCCCTTTTAATAATCCCTACGCAGGTACCAGCTTATGATTGGGCAGTTTGTCCAACGGTGTCTATAAAAACTGACATAGATGTCGAATTTTCTGACAGTGAGAAACGTTTAATTTGTGGTGATCCATCGGGTGATTCGACTCAAGCGTGGGTTTTAGTGCCTCCGCGTCAAGCTCAGTTTCATCTCAAGGCAATGCTTCAAACTCGTGGATTTCATAATTCCACATACCAGGTTGAGGGCAATAAGCTCATTGTCAATCTTGGAGACACTACAAAAATTCAAAAGATCACCACTACTGGTGCGCCGTCACAACTCAATGTGCAGCGAAAAAGACATATCGTTGGAGAAGATCTTACCCCACAAAAGCTAGATGAGCTTAGAGATTGGATCAAGCTTGAACTTCAGCATTTGGGTTATGCTTGTCCTGATATGGAGCTTCAAGCGGACGTTGTGACGGGTGAAGTAGTTGTGAATATTAAAGTTGGGCCAAAACTATTGATCTCAAAACTTACGTCACAAGATGTGCCACATTTATTGCCTGGAGTGCTTAGGCGTTATGATGCTTTTAAAATCGGTCAAGAATTTGATATTCATAGAGTGACATTAACCGAAAAAAGACTCCTTGATGAAGATCTTGTTTCTGGAACTTATTTTGATGAAAAATGTGAAGCTACAGAATTGGTATTAAGCCAATCAGTACTCCCTGGGCCACCTCGCTTGTTTCGTATTGGCGCTGGATTTGATACAGAGCAGGGACCAGTATTTAAATTAAGCTGGAGGCATGCGCGTCTTGGAAAAAGAGGCACGTCCATTGAAAATACGATTTTAACAACTTATCGCATTCAAGAATTTCGCTCAGATATCAAATGGTATTTCACAAAAGAGCCATCACGATTTTTTCTTCGCCCTACGGTCGAAGTCAGGCGCGAAAAAGAAGAGAAATATGAACTACTTAAGAGTCAGATCGGGTTTTTTCCGGCAACAACTTGGGATTCTCACGATGCACGTTGGGATGTTCAAGCGGGCCCCAGTTGGCATATCGAAAAAACAACAGTAGGTGTTGGCCCAAGCTCTACTCAAAATATTTTTCTCAATAGTCAAATACATTGGACGACCCATCAATTTGAATATTACAAACGTAACCCCCAATCGGGTTCAAAGCTTTCACTTGATTTCACAACAGGGCACCAAGGTTTTTTGTCTCAAGTTACTGCGCAAAAAATTGAGCTTCATGGTCAAGTGCTTTGGAATTACAAAGAATATGATCCTCCACTATGGGTTTTTGGAGTACGTGGTGGTATCGCTTCTACACTCTCAGTTAATAACGAAGGAGATATAAATAATCTTCCGCAAAATTTTCGTTATCATCTTGGTGGATCAAGAGACATAAGAGGATTTAGCAGAAAAGAATTGCCCACGGGAAAATCAGGTAGTCTGAGCATGGCTTACTTAGGTACTGAGATTCGGTTTTTAGAGCCGCTTCCATATCGTTTACAGCCTTTCATCTTTGTGGATGGTGGTGTACTTAGTCAAAAACCTGCACACTTTGATTGGCCACTTTATTGGTCACCAGGTTTGGGAATGCGCTGGGCATCACCCATAGGAGTTTTTCGCGGAGAAGCAGGTCATGGATATATTCATGATCCACTGCAAAGGCCAGTTGATTCGTCACTGTCGCATTGGCAGTTTTATTTAGCATATGGAGATGAATTTTAAATGGGTTTTAAAAAATTTTTAAAAATTACAAGTGTTTGCTTTGTGGTTCTACTTTTTTTAATTGCAGGCGCCGCCTATTTGCTTATCTCTAAGCCTGAGATTGTTATTAACACTAAAAATCTTAATCGTGTTTTACCCAAATTGTCAGAGCGCGGAATCAATATTAAATTAAAGCACGCAGATATCAAAATCGCATCTCAGTCATTGTTACATAAGGTAGTTGATATAAGTTTAGGGGATTTTTGCATCGATATGAAAGACCCGTTAATATCCGGGTGTTTTGAGAAATTTATATTCTCTGCTGATTTTAATATTTCAAAATCAGGAATTGTTTTTAATCGGTTGGGGCCTTTGACTTTAGTGTCAAAGCGTTTTGATGTTAAGTTGAGTGATTCAAACGACAAAGAAGAAAAGAAATCATCTTCACCTTTGAATATGATCAAACCTCACACTGAGTTTGGAGCCCTAGATATTAATCTGGCTGCTTTTCACTTGGGTTTAGGACAAAGTAATTATTTAATTCAAACATTTGTTTCAGGAAAACTTCCAAGTCTTGACATACGTGGTCACTTTCAAGAGCAAAATGGCTCACTTGATATCAAAGCAAAACTTCAAGCGCGCGCACCCAGGGATCTTAGTAAAGCAAAGTGGGTACTTAATGGGCCTGTAACTGTACGTGTGGGTAAAAATTTATTATTTGATGCCAAGCTCAATTATCAGTCAGAGTCATCGACTGCTGGGCAATATGTTATGGGTTTAAAAATAAAACACCCTGCGGTTAATTATAACGGAAATTTAATCGGTAAACGTTCTGGAATTGCGCTTGATGGAAATTTAAATGGTGCCCTTGATCTTAAAAAACTGGTCTTGCAATTAGGTAATGCGAAACTTGATAAGAAGTGCAGTTATGAATTAAATTGGCCAAAAGTTATTGATATTGATTGCCCCGTGTTGGTTACATCAACAACCATTGAAAAAGAAAAACTTCAGAGCTTCGTTCGATCACTGACATTTCATATTGACGGTAAACTCGATGGGTCTACAAATTCTAAGGATGCCACTGTTTGGTCGGGGCCTGTTAAAATTGCGATCAAAGATCGTGGTGATTATCCGTGGGATGTATCAGGTGACGTGAATGTTGATTTTGAGAAAACTCCCTTGAATGGTGAAATTCTAAAAACGCTCATTGTAAAATCACAAATAAAACTCATGCTTCAAGAATTCGGTAGCCTCGTCACATTTTTAAAACCGACACGGTTTTCGATTCCAGCGCCCTTTCATATTCTTCGTGGTCCGGCTCAGTGTGCTATCGAGGGAGAGTTGAAATATGGGGATCTCTCCGTTCCATTTGCATGTAAGACAAATCTTGTTTCTCACGAACAAAGTTTAGTGACGAACTTTAACGGAACCTTTGGCCTTGAAGATATAAAGGACAAATACCGACCAAAACTAAATCTTGATGCCACACTTAATAATGTGCAGTTAGCACTTCCGCGATTTGGAATCACAGGCCTTCCACCCTTGTTGCCTGATCAGCGTTTAAAGAAAAGTTTAAAGCAGGTAAAAGCAAAAAACATACTTCCCTTTCTTTACAGAGTTTCTATAAAAACTGCGGATCAGCCTGTTAGATTATTATCGAATTTGGCATCAACCCCAGTGGGTTTTGATTTAAATCTTTTGCTTGAGTCACAACATGAACCTCAGGGGAGTATTCATGTACGAGAATTCCCACTTAAACTTTTTAGGCGAGATGCGAAACTTAAGCGTTTTAATTTAACTTTAAATGACCGTCAAAAAGAAATGATCGACGGTGAAGTACAGCTTACATACGCAGATTATAAAATTAAAATTACGATATGGGGAACTACTAAAAAACCAAAAATAAGATTTGAAAGCGAACCTCCCCTTGATCAAAATCAGATTGTCTCTGTACTCTTGTTTGGAAAACCTGTTGATGAGCTCGATTCAGGTCAGGCAAGTTCTGTTTCAAACACCCAAGCTGCAGCTGCTGATCGTGCCATTGCACTCACTTCAATGTATGTCTTAGCTTCAACACCCGTAGAGAGTGTTGGTTATAACCGTGAATCAGAAATGTTCAGCGCAAAAGTTCGAATACAAGAAGGCGTGTCTATTAATGTTGGTGCAGATGAAGAGAGACTACGCGAATTGGGTGTGAATAAACATATCAAGGGACCATGGTACATCTACACATACGTTCGTAACCCCACGGAGAGCGAAGCCCGTGCGACGGCGGCTTTTTTAGAGTGGGTATCACGATATTAGGGTTTTATGAGCTGTATCTGATGCCAGTTTGATATTTTTTTATCACTTCGATCGCGTACAACCCACATATTCTTAACAGCAGCTTGTCGACTTAAAAACAAGGTGACATAGCCGCTACCTAAATGAAACTTATGAACATCAAATGTACTGCTTGCATAGGTGCGGTTTTTTTCTTCGAGTTGAACGAAATCTAATTTGTGAATGCCTCGTGCGTCGTAATCATACTCAATTACATAAACTCCCATAGCGTTGGGGGCTTCGAGCGAAGGGGCAACAATGAGACCGAAATCTTGTCGAGAGCTGCCTTGACCAAATGAGGTTAAGGCTTTTGTTGAGCGTGCGTTGAGATCTGATAGATACCGTAGATCTTGGGGGAGAAATTTTAGATTTTTCTCGGGTTCACTAAATGCGCTGAGTTGATCAACGTAATTTTCATAAGGGGCGCATTTAAAATTATAAAGTGAAACAGCGACATCGGAGGCTGGCTTCACGCGCCCTAGAATATTTTGTAAATCAATATTTTGAATTGCGATATCAACGCGGTGTGAGCGTGGGTCTTCGGGGCGACTAGCAATGTAATCAAGGCGCCATTTTTTAATAGGATTTATAACTTCGTCTAGTGCTTCAAGAGCTGTGGCAAAATTTTCGCGTTGCTCATTTTTCAAGCGAATTTTAGTAATAGCTTCGCTGCTTACGTAGGCTCGGCCAGTCATTTCTCTTAAATTTTCTAAGGTGTCTAATTGAAATTCATTTTCAGGTGAAATTGCACTACTCAGCATGACAGCATCTGTACGGAGTCTATGGCAGTGAGCTAAAATATGATCACTTGAAAGCGGAGCTTGCATATCTTTAAATTCAAGTTGCTGGTTTTCATGGAGCAATTGACTAGCCCGTGTTTGTATAATGTTTGAATTATTGTTTTGATCTTTACCTTTTTTGGCGGGACTTTCACTTGAGTTTTGTCCGCAACCTAAAATTAAGATTCCCATAATAATTATGACATTCAATGCACGGTTCACGTCTACCTCCTGATAAAAGTATGACTGCGTTAATAGCACAGACTTTCTTTTTAGCTAAATGTAAAATGAGTCAAAGAGGATCAGTTTTTGAGTCGATTTGTCTCAATTTCAAAATGAGTATGTAGACTTTAGCTTTTGAGTGCACTTTAGGCCTTATCAATGCATGGCATGGCTTTGGCAATCTTTAGCCTGTTATGAGCGAAACTATAAATACTTTAGAGAAATTCATTAATCGAAAGATTATCGTTTTACACACTGATAATTCTATATTTCAAGCAGCGCGCGCGATGTGTGATCATAATATTGGGTGCGTCGTTATCTCCGATCATCACGGC carries:
- the orn gene encoding oligoribonuclease, with amino-acid sequence MTKLFWIDLEMTGLDVEKEVVIEAAVIITDLEFKKLGEYHAVVKQDQKYLDAMDAWNKKHHTESGLVESIPSGKDPEVVENDLLKLLDNHFPGERAVLAGNSIGQDRLF
- a CDS encoding BamA/TamA family outer membrane protein; protein product: MTSAVFTMGFLALLIIPTQVPAYDWAVCPTVSIKTDIDVEFSDSEKRLICGDPSGDSTQAWVLVPPRQAQFHLKAMLQTRGFHNSTYQVEGNKLIVNLGDTTKIQKITTTGAPSQLNVQRKRHIVGEDLTPQKLDELRDWIKLELQHLGYACPDMELQADVVTGEVVVNIKVGPKLLISKLTSQDVPHLLPGVLRRYDAFKIGQEFDIHRVTLTEKRLLDEDLVSGTYFDEKCEATELVLSQSVLPGPPRLFRIGAGFDTEQGPVFKLSWRHARLGKRGTSIENTILTTYRIQEFRSDIKWYFTKEPSRFFLRPTVEVRREKEEKYELLKSQIGFFPATTWDSHDARWDVQAGPSWHIEKTTVGVGPSSTQNIFLNSQIHWTTHQFEYYKRNPQSGSKLSLDFTTGHQGFLSQVTAQKIELHGQVLWNYKEYDPPLWVFGVRGGIASTLSVNNEGDINNLPQNFRYHLGGSRDIRGFSRKELPTGKSGSLSMAYLGTEIRFLEPLPYRLQPFIFVDGGVLSQKPAHFDWPLYWSPGLGMRWASPIGVFRGEAGHGYIHDPLQRPVDSSLSHWQFYLAYGDEF
- a CDS encoding translocation/assembly module TamB domain-containing protein — its product is MGFKKFLKITSVCFVVLLFLIAGAAYLLISKPEIVINTKNLNRVLPKLSERGINIKLKHADIKIASQSLLHKVVDISLGDFCIDMKDPLISGCFEKFIFSADFNISKSGIVFNRLGPLTLVSKRFDVKLSDSNDKEEKKSSSPLNMIKPHTEFGALDINLAAFHLGLGQSNYLIQTFVSGKLPSLDIRGHFQEQNGSLDIKAKLQARAPRDLSKAKWVLNGPVTVRVGKNLLFDAKLNYQSESSTAGQYVMGLKIKHPAVNYNGNLIGKRSGIALDGNLNGALDLKKLVLQLGNAKLDKKCSYELNWPKVIDIDCPVLVTSTTIEKEKLQSFVRSLTFHIDGKLDGSTNSKDATVWSGPVKIAIKDRGDYPWDVSGDVNVDFEKTPLNGEILKTLIVKSQIKLMLQEFGSLVTFLKPTRFSIPAPFHILRGPAQCAIEGELKYGDLSVPFACKTNLVSHEQSLVTNFNGTFGLEDIKDKYRPKLNLDATLNNVQLALPRFGITGLPPLLPDQRLKKSLKQVKAKNILPFLYRVSIKTADQPVRLLSNLASTPVGFDLNLLLESQHEPQGSIHVREFPLKLFRRDAKLKRFNLTLNDRQKEMIDGEVQLTYADYKIKITIWGTTKKPKIRFESEPPLDQNQIVSVLLFGKPVDELDSGQASSVSNTQAAAADRAIALTSMYVLASTPVESVGYNRESEMFSAKVRIQEGVSINVGADEERLRELGVNKHIKGPWYIYTYVRNPTESEARATAAFLEWVSRY